The Podospora bellae-mahoneyi strain CBS 112042 chromosome 7, whole genome shotgun sequence genome includes a window with the following:
- the FZO1 gene encoding mitofusin (BUSCO:EOG09260RGH; COG:O; EggNog:ENOG503NU0P): protein MSQEYFSPKGKGIRRPNDNATPDADTHHEPNDADSDYYRPPRASTAPSYMTVGNGSSANAARLQAMLEQDSGYGGSIAGDDVNSSLFNPASSGWDNVIHEDRPMRGGHSNEADRSAQASAVHQLWYNQHRNTLGRAISTVVELLSDLQRFNETWPAHYPSVQRAALDSSSHPSSRPGFHQAYSTAGDLANGPQFNAAQPPLRRAMTSVEDAAAAAESSRAAETRTVAEPRLVSPQIAQEFSVLKLDLKLGSLHQTELVHSLEKSSVAALLDGKIQSSIRHLQALRERIEDTSSKVLVTGDLNAGKSTFCNALLRRKVLPEDQQPCTSIFCEVLDARENCGIEEVHAVHRDAIYNRHDEATYDVYPLKDLERIVIDNTVYMQCKVYVKDARSIDESLLNNGVVDIALIDAPGLNMDTTKTTAIFARQEEIDVVVFVVSAMNHFTQTGTEFIRAAAAEKAYLFVVVNHFDNIRDKDRCQKQILTQIRGLSPATYKEAGELVHFVSSSAIPVAPNPPGGPGGGGGSGSSSGGGFGDDPGDNDPKGKGKDKEMARDFSALEQSLRRFVLEKRARSKLAPAKTYLTNILNDVNVLATVNTEVAQAEYDRVNSELQALEPQLEAGKRARAEISEQVDRTIEDTCQEVYDYSRTTINSAINHAGDDNLGIEYPGLFSAFQYADDLKAAMLSHIAASVVHCEENARKKTVAGVESIKKLGIKHLGDEYQNLNFKSEVMFQGRKDALARQVDISTEFADFVDFSTLMQREEKAGMALTVAGVVGTTVISGYSQVNLAFRAAQILGSENLRKLIIPGVIAGAAALAFYVLSQIPHSLPARLSQKIATQLEAMDYVHQNSSRISGKVRKVLLIPANNLRVGLQKSVEQLGARRDETVKVRKESSDALRYFGNLVQRSAHQRQVVEGVDLDGHPPGMAGHPGY from the exons ATGAGCCAAGAGTACTTTTCGCCAAAGGGCAAGGGTATCCGGCGGCCCAACGACAATGCCACTCCCGATGCCGATACCCATCATGAGCCGAATGACGCCGACTCAGATTACTACCGCCCCCCGCGCGCTTCGACCGCGCCCTCGTACATGACTGTAGGAAACGGTTCTTCGGCAAACGCTGCACGACTTCAAGCCATGCTGGAACAAGACTCTGGATACGGCGGCAGCATCGCCGGTGACGACGTCAACTCGTCGCTTTTCAACCCGGCGTCTTCGGGTTGGGACAATGTGATTCACGAAGACCGGCCAATGCGTGGCGGCCATAGCAACGAAGCCGACCGCTCCGCTCAGGCCAGCGCCGTCCATCAGCTCTGGTACAATCAGCACCGAAACACCCTCGGCCGGGCCATCAGCACCGTCGTCGAGCTCTTGAGCGACCTGCAACGCTTCAACGAGACATGGCCTGCCCACTACCCCTCAGTCCAGCGGGCTGCCCTcgattcctcctcccacccgtCATCGAGGCCCGGTTTTCACCAGGCATACTCGACCGCCGGTGATCTGGCAAATGGACCGCAGTTCAACGCCGCTCAGCCGCCCCTTCGGCGAGCTATGACCTCCGTCgaggacgccgccgccgccgccgagtcCAGCCGAGCCGCCGAGACCAGAACCGTCGCCGAGCCCCGTCTTGTGTCGCCTCAGATAGCCCAAGAATTTTCCGTCTTGAAGTTGGATTTGAAGCTTGGTTCCCTCCACCAGACGGAACTGGTACACTCGCTGGAGAAGAGCTCGGTTGCTGCGTTGCTGGACGGGAAGATTCAGTCCAGTATCAGACATCTACAGGCTCTTCGGGAGCGTATCGAGGACACCTCCAGCAAGGTCTTGGTCACGGGTGATTTGAACGCTGGCAAATCGACATTCTGCAACGCCCTTTTGCGACGAAAGGTTCTCCCCGAAGATCAGCAGCCATGCACGAGCATTTTCTGCGAGGTATTGGATGCGAGGGAAAACTGCGGCATTGAGGAGGTTCACGCTGTACACAGGGATGCTATTTACAACCGTCACGACGAGGCTACCTACGATGTGTATCCTCTGAAGGACCTCGAGAGGATTGTGATCGACAACACCGTGTACATGCAGTGCAAGGTATATGTCAAGGACGCCAGGTCGATCGATGAATCTTTGCTGAATAACGGTGTGGTTGACATCGCCCTTATCGACGCCCCCGGTCTCAATATGGATACCACCAAGACCACAGCTATTTTTGCACGAcaggaggagattgatgttgtggtgtttGTGGTCTCGGCCATGAACCACTTCACCCAAACGGGTACCGAGTTCATTCGAGCGGCCGCCGCTGAGAAGGCCTATCTGTTCGTCGTGGTCAACCATTTCGACAATATCAGGGACAAGGACCGGTGCCAGAAGCAAATTCTCACCCAAATCCGCGGTCTCAGCCCCGCGACATACAAGGAAGCCGGTGAGCTCGTGCACTTCGTCTCCAGTTCCGCCATCCCAGTagcaccaaacccccctggAGGccccggcggtggtggtggttcagGAAGCTCCAGCGGCGGCGGGTTCGGCGATGACCCGGGTGATAATGaccccaagggcaagggcaaagaCAAGGAGATGGCCAGAGACTTTTCTGCCCTCGAGCAGTCTTTGCGTAGGTTTGTGCTGGAGAAGCGCGCTCGCTCCAAGTTGGCTCCTGCCAAGACATATCTCACCAACATTTTGAACGACGTCAACGTTCTCGCCACTGTCAACACTGAAGTTGCCCAGGCGGAATACGACCGTGTGAACTCGGAGCTGCAGGCGCTGGAGCCCCAGCTTGAGGCTGGCAAGAGGGCCAGGGCAGAGATCAGCGAGCAGGTTGACCGGACCATCGAGGACACTTGCCAGGAGGTCTACGACTACTCTCGCACGACCATCAACTCGGCCATCAACCACGCCGGCGATGATAACCTGGGAATTGAGTACCCCGGTCTCTTCAGCGCCTTCCAGTATGCCGATGATCTCAAGGCTGCCATGCTTTCCCACATTGCCGCCTCGGTCGTCCACTGCGAGGAGAATGCCAGAAAGAAGACGGTTGCTGGTGTCGAGTCGATAAAGAAGCTGGGTATCAAGCATCTGGGGGATGAGTACCAGAACCTCAACTTCAAGTCGGAGGTCATGTTCCAGGGCCGGAAGGATGCTTTGGCTCGCCAGGTGGACATTTCTACCGAGTTTGCGGACTTTGTCGACTTTTCGACGCTgatgcagagggaggagaaggccggcATGGCGCTCACGGTGGCGGGTGTGGTTGGTACAACTGTTATCAGTGGGTACAGCCAGGTGAACCTCGCTTTTAGAGCGGCTCAGATCTTGGGGAGTGAGAACTTGAGGAAGTTGATTATTCCGGGTGTtattgctggtg CTGCTGCTCTGGCGTTTTATGTCCTCTCTCAGATCCCTCACTCCCTTCCTGCCCGCCTCAGCCAAAAGATTGCCACGCAGCTTGAGGCGATGGATTATGTTCATCAGAACAGCAGCCGGATTTCGGGGaaggtgaggaaggtgttgCTCATTCCGGCGAATAACCTCAGGGTTGGGCTGCAAAAGTCGGTGGAGCAATTGGGTGCGAGGAGGGATGAGACGGTCAAGGTAAGGAAGGAGAGCAGTGATGCGTTGAGGTATTTTGGGAATCTGGTGCAGAGGAGTGCGCATCAGaggcaggtggtggagggggtggatttggATGGGCATCCGCCTGGTATGGCGGGGCATCCGGGGTATTGA
- the MAS2 gene encoding Mitochondrial-processing peptidase subunit alpha (COG:O; EggNog:ENOG503NV1J; MEROPS:MER0079232) — MFRSCRPTRLLNQTHLPWHPARPSYSPVGPRRYATEHVLKYERAHREAKANKRATRDPTETDKITTLPNGIRVASEDLPDAFSGVGVYIDAGSRYENDSLRGASHIMDRLAFKSTRSRSADEMLETVEQLGGNIQCASSRESMMYQAATFNSAIPTTVELLADTIRNPRLTDEEIAQQLETAEYEVGEIWSKPELILPELVHTAAFKDNTLGNPLLCPQERLSVINKDVIQAYRDAFYQPDRMVVAFAGVPHTEAVELAQKYFGDMERSRPVVSEPTTPTDSSSEASSAASTPLTSPEPEQPSGLFGKILKNLAPQQSSSPSSILRPVVTPITEADLNRPATYTGGFLTLPTQPPPINPNLPTFSHIHLCFEGLPISSPDIFALATLQTLLGGGGSFSAGGPGKGMYSRLYTNVLNQHGWVESCIAFNHSYKDSGLFGIAASCYPGRTIPMLHVMCRELQALTHDSGYTGLGEVEVNRAKNQLRSSLLMNLESRMVELEDLGRQVQVHGRKIPVREMTRQINRLTPKDLRRVAKQVLGGLVNNPGGGSGAPTVVLQEASQHGSGRQEVIGWEQIQDIIASWKLGRN; from the exons ATGTTTAGATCCTGCCGGCCCACGAGGCTGTTGAACCAGACACATCTGCCATGGCACCCCGCGAGGCCGAGTTACTCGCCTGTCGGCCCAAGGCGCTATGCCACTGAGCATGTCTTGAAATACGAAAGGGCACATCGGGAGGCAAAGGCTAATAAACGTGCAACAAGA GACCCAACAGAAACCGACAAGATCACCACGCTACCAAATGGAATTCGAGTCGCCTCTGAGGATTTGCCCGATGCCTTCTCGGGAGTGGGAGTCTACATCGATGCCGGGTCACGATACGAGAACGACTCCCTCCGGGGAGCCAGTCACATCATGGACAGGCTAGCCTTCAAGTCGACAAGATCACGATCAGCGGACGAGATGTTGGAGACAGTAGAGCAACTGGGCGGCAATATCCAATGCGCTTCTTCCAGAGAATCCATGATGTACCAAGCAGCAACCTTCAACTCTGCCATTCCTACCACCGTGGAACTGTTGGCCGACACGATCCGAAACCCCCGATTGACCGACGAGGAAATTGCTCAACAACTCGAGACGGCCGAGTACGAAGTGGGAGAGATTTGGTCCAAACCGGAGCTGATCTTGCCAGAGTTGGTTCATACAGCTGCTTTCAAGGACAACACATTAGGGAACCCCTTGCTCTGCCCTCAGGAGAGGCTGAGCGTTATCAACAAGGACGTTATCCAGGCCTACAGGGACGCCTTCTATCAACCAGACCGCATGGTAGTGGCCTTTGCCGGTGTTCCTCACACCGAGGCCGTCGAGCTTGCACAGAAATACTTTGGTGATATGGAGCGTTCAAGACCGGTTGTATCAGAaccaaccactcccaccGACTCATCAAGCGAGGCCTCCTCAGCTGCCTCAACACCACTAACATCCCCAGAACCCGAACAACCCTCCGGCCTGTTTGGCAAGATTCTCAAGAACCTCGCCCCACAACAGtcatcttccccatcctcaatCCTTCGCCCAGTAgtcacccccatcaccgaAGCCGACCTCAACCGTCCAGCTACCTATACCGGCggcttcctcaccctcccaacTCAGCCCCCACCAATCAACCCCAATCTCCCCACATTTTCCCATATCCACCTCTGCTTCGAAGGCCTTCCCATCTCCTCTCCAGATATCTTTGCCTTGGCCACTCTACAAACCcttcttggcggcggcggctccttctccgccggCGGCCCAGGAAAGGGCATGTACTCTCGTCTGTACACCAACGTCCTCAACCAACACGGCTGGGTAGAGTCCTGCATAGCCTTCAACCACTCCTACAAGGACTCTGGTCTCTTCGGCATCGCAGCCTCATGTTATCCAGGTCGTACCATCCCCATGCTCCACGTCATGTGCCGCGAGCTCCAGGCTCTCACCCACGACTCGGGGTACACGGGCCTTGGAGAGGTAGAGGTCAACCGGGCCAAGAACCAGCTCCGGTCGAGCTTGCTGATGAACCTGGAGAGCAGGATGGTCGAGCTGGAAGATTTGGGAAGACAGGTGCAGGTTCACGGGAGGAAGATCCCAGTGAGGGAGATGACGCGCCAAATCAACCGGTTGACGCCGAAGGAcctgaggagggtggcgaaGCAGGTGcttggtgggttggtgaacAACCCGGGCGGGGGGTCAGGGGCGCCGACGGTGGTGTTGCAGGAGGCGAGTCAACatgggagtgggaggcaGGAGGTGATTGGGTGGGAGCAGATACAGGATATTATTGCTAGTTGGAAGTTGGGGAGGAATTAG
- a CDS encoding hypothetical protein (EggNog:ENOG503NYIV; COG:O), with the protein MFTQPVASPTSPGAPVSPGPVSPTRTSRLRGLSYFRNYTQNHLLSREHSAHAHAHAHAHTNQSHQQHHQANSPTHNPSLNSPALPSPGLPIPPPTSEASSHYNHNNITNATTNNTHGHPSHTSRSNPFLQPAPTLAQPLVLPPSTASPTSSGLFPGDPLNSVLTERSGGVGGLAPPANTTIMTRARSATVGDAVLSPDPGSSSTDILPSIRFSAFHDTRATRPSLKFPTISRTLPTGNEVIRVGRYSERDNQPNIPSNMPSAAPVGFKSKVVSRRHCEFWYEDGKWYIKDVKSSSGTFLNHIRLSPPGTESKPFAVNDGDIVQLGIDFKGGEEMIFRCVKMRLELNRGWQNKLNAFNLTSHKRLRNMTAGSAQDSSAQSYTQDCSICLNSIAPCQSLFVAPCSHTWHFKCIRALLNSPSYPIFICPNCRAAADLEAEVEDPEEWEQLDSDEGAKSNPEGTLLATATSEAQPRKSRESVRATRQATLIAPQQPPLPIPVPVIQSESESDVVMVDVPVQQQQQQAPPVAEITLIDTREPTTSTNASRPPFQHAQSSPVPIHHASGHRTPSPTGPLIAGNNEGPITPRNDAGPWVFDGSGLRQRADGGGALAQAAAKFTTGFAVIKRLSGVAFWGSSLEFGVSTTHRYYIYLLTETKARQQEWGVDSV; encoded by the exons ATGTTTACACAACCTGTAGCCTCGCCCACATCCCCGGGGGCTCCGGTATCACCTGGTCCAGTCTCGCCCACAAGGACCAGTCGCCTGAGAGGCCTGAGTTACTTTCGTAATTACACCCAGAACCACCTCCTGTCCCGCGAGCACAGCGCCCACGCCCACGCCCACGCCCACGCCCACACCAACCAgagccaccaacaacaccaccaggcAAACTCCCCGACTCACAATCCATCCTTGAACTCTCCAGCACTCCCCTCTCCCGGCCTGcctatcccccctcccacgtCAGAAGCCAGCAGCCATTATAATCATAATAACATCACCAACGCTactaccaacaacacccacgGCCACCCCTCGCACACAAGTCGGTCCAATCCCTTCTTGCAGCCCGCCCCGACACTAGCCCaacccctcgtcctcccaccctccaccgcatcgccgacctcctccggcctTTTCCCCGGCGATCCTTTGAATTCTGTCCTCACCGAAAGAtctggaggagttggaggactTGCCCCTcccgccaacaccaccatcatgacCCGGGCTCGTTCCGCCACCGTGGGGGATGCCGTCTTGTCGCCCGACCCAGGAAGCTCGAGCAccgacatcctcccctcGATCCGATTCAGCGCCTTTCACGACACCCGTGCTACTCGCCCGTCCCTCAAGTTCCCCACCATCTCGCGTACGCTCCCAACTGGCAATGAAGTGATCCGCGTAGGCAGATACTCGGAAAGAGACAACCAGCCCAATATCCCCAGCAACATGCCTTCTGCGGCGCCCGTAGGGTTCAAGAGCAAGGTTGTGAGTCGGCGGCACTGCGAGTTCTGGTACGAGGATGGCAAATGGTACATCAAGGACGTTAAGAGTAGTTCTGGCACCTTTCTCAACCACATCCGTCTCAGTCCCCCCGGCACCGAGTCGAAGCCATTTGCGGTGAACGATGGTGATATTGTGCAGCTGGGTATTGACTTcaaaggcggggaggaaaTGATCTTTCGCTGCGTCAAAATGAGGCTTGAACTAAACCGCGGGTGGCAGAATAAACTTAACGCCTTCAA CCTAACCTCACACAAACGCCTTCGAAACATGACGGCTGGCTCGGCCCAAGACTCTTCAGCTCAGTCTTACACCCAGGACTGCTCAATATGTCTGAATAGCATCGCG CCATGCCAATCCTTATTCGTCGCTCCATGTTCCCACACATGGCATTTCAAATGCATCCGAGCCCTGCTCAACTCCCCATCCTACCCCATTTTTATCTGTCCCAACTGCCGCGCAGCCGCCGACCTTGAGGCCGAAGTAGAAGACCCCGAAGAATGGGAGCAGCTGGATTCCGACGAAGGGGCCAAGTCCAACCCTGAAGGGACCTTACTAGCCACCGCTACCAGCGAAGCCCAACCACGAAAGTCTAGGGAGTCTGTCCGGGCCACCCGACAAGCTACCCTGATTGCGCCGCAGCAACCACCTCTACCAATCCCTGTTCCAGTAATACAAAGCGAAAGTGAATCagatgtggtgatggtggatgtTCCAGtacagcaacaacagcaacaggcacCTCCCGTTGCAGAAATCACACTCATCGACACACGAGAGCCAACAACGAGCACAAATGCAAGCCGCCCACCATTTCAACATGCCCAGTCAAGTCCCGTGCCCATTCATCATGCGTCTGGGCACAGGACGCCATCTCCTACGGGTCCGTTAATCGCCGGTAACAACGAGGGGCCGATCACGCCGAGGAATGATGCCGGGCCATGGGTCTTTGACGGAAGTGGGCTGAGGCAGAGGGcggacgggggaggagcatTGGCTCAGG cagcagccaagtTCACCACGGGTTTTGCCGTCATTAAGAGATTAAGTGGTGTTGCGTTTTGGGGGAGTTCGTTGGAGTTTGGTGTCTCTACTACTCACCGCTACTACATATATTTGCTGACGGAGACGAAGGCACGACAGCAGGAATGGGGTGTTGATTCGGTATAA
- the vps16 gene encoding Vacuolar protein sorting-associated protein 16 (COG:U; EggNog:ENOG503NUD7; BUSCO:EOG09260FL2), producing the protein MDVAHPTAGWEQLGPSFYRKVQLYTQVFDQDLDLDNYIVAGAPYSGAIALYRDEGKLVAYQPTRTSKPSIDLYSCAGGEPILSIPWDSGSIKGLGWSEDEKLLVVTADGTVRCYFDLQGEFTQFSLGNGAEDSGVKSCRFYAHGLVALLNNNSLVSVSSYSEPRPKLLAPPPEGEVHSWSLIPPSYTNSRSVEVLLSIGQTIYVSDATACEDRGLDQGPFTHITVSPNGKFVALYTKTGRVYVINSTFEENLSEHDSKSKIPPKYVEWCGKDAVVIAWEDEVHLVGPYGSSAKFYYDSGRVHLLPDYDGVRIVANDRCDFLQKVPEDTEEVFKLGSDSPASILLDAVEELEMQSPKADDNVQLIRPHLVEAVDKCVNAAGQEFSEHWQKQLLKAASFGKSVLDIYNSDDFVDMCETLRVLNAVRNYKIGLPLSYEQYQRLSPSGLITRLLNRHEYLLALRIASYLRLPTDKIYVHWASAKVRLGSEDDDTACRKIVEKLSGKPGISFEAIARAAYEEGRGRLATELLNHEPRAGRQVPLLLSMEEDELALDKAIESGDTDLIYFVLHQLRRKLPLASFFRVINSRPTATALVEAAAHEGDGDGHEDTAMLKDLYYQDDRRIDGAAVFVREALRQPESRTAGDKLALASKLLADNPKENVFEIGAVREANLLLRMQEGFDRDLGDNFTGLSVNQTMFKLYRLGYSGRAKKIQGEFKVPEKVAWWVRLQALVAKRDWNEIEEISKQRKSPIGWEPFFNQCLQAGNPRLAAVFVPKCTGLEQGATITMYEKCGMRVRAAEEAVKLKDGDAWLRLLEAAGRGTNEGREIERVGGQVFGGRGR; encoded by the exons ATGGACGTCGCTCATCCAACTGCAGGCTGGGAACAGCTTGGCCCGTCTTTTTACCGCAAGGTTCAGCTGTATACCCAGGTTTTTGATCAGGATCTGGACCTTGACAACTACATCGTCGCTGGTGCACCTTATAGCGGTGCTATAG CTTTATATCGTGATGAAGGCAAACTGGTAGCTTACCAGCCCACAAGAACATCCAAACCAAGCATCGACCTCTACAGCTGCGCTGGGGGTGAGCCCATACTCTCTATCCCATGGGACAGCGGCTCTATCAAGGGCCTTGGCTGGTCTGAGGATGAGAAGTTGCTGGTCGTCACCGCCGACGGTACTGTGAGATGTTACTTTGATTTACAGGGAGAGTTTACACAGTTCTCTCTGGGAAATGGTGCTGAGGATTCGGGTGTCAAGTCATGCCGATTCTATGCCCATGGGCTGGTTGCGCTATTGAACAACAACTCTCTCGTCTCGGTCTCATCATATAGCGAGCCTCGGCCGAAGCTTCTTGCACCACCTCCCGAGGGAGAGGTTCACTCGTGGAGTCTTATACCGCCGTCATATACCAACTCTCGGTCTGTCGAAGTTCTGTTGAGCATTGGCCAAACTATCTATGTTTCCGATGCCACAGCTTGTGAAGATCGAGGCCTGGATCAAGGACCCTTCACTCATATCACTGTATCGCCAAACGGAAAGTTTGTCGCCTTATACACCAAGACCGGCAGAGTATACGTTATCAACAGCACTTTTGAGGAGAACCTGAGCGAGCATGACTCCAAATCCAAGATCCCACCAAAATACGTCGAGTGGTGTGGTAAAGACGCTGTTGTCATCGCTTGGGAAGACGAGGTCCATCTCGTTGGCCCATATGGGTCATCGGCCAAGTTCTATTACGACAGTGGCCGTGTCCATCTGTTACCTG ACTATGATGGTGTAAGGATCGTTGCCAATGATAGATGTGATTTCCTTCAAAAAGTGCCAGAGGACACGGAAGAGGTGTTCAAACTGGGCTCAGACTCGCCGGCATCCATCCTCCTAGATGccgtcgaggagctcgaAATGCAGTCCCCAAAGGCCGACGACAACGTCCAGCTCATACGTCCTCACCTTGTCGAAGCAGTGGACAAATGCGTCAACGCTGCCGGTCAAGAATTCAGTGAACATTGGCAAAAGCAACTCCTCAAAGCCGCTTCTTTTGGCAAATCCGTTCTTGATATCTACAACAGCGACGACTTTGTCGACATGTGCGAGACCCTCCGCGTTCTCAATGCTGTACGCAACTACAAAATCGGCCTCCCCTTGTCCTACGAACAATACCAACGCCTCTCGCCCTCGGGACTCATCACCCGTCTCCTCAACCGCCATGAATACCTTCTCGCTCTCCGCATAGCATCctacctccgcctccccaccGACAAAATCTACGTCCACTGGGCGTCAGCCAAAGTCCGCCTCGGCTCCGAAGATGACGACACTGCCTGCCGCAAAATAGTCGAAAAGCTCTCCGGCAAACCGGGCATCTCGTTCGAAGCCATCGCCAGAGCCGCCTACGAAGAGGGAAGGGGTCGTCTAGCTACCGAACTGCTTAACCACGAGCCCCGAGCAGGTAGACAAGTCCCTCTACTTCTCTCcatggaagaagacgagctCGCCCTAGACAAAGCAATCGAATCAGGCGACACAGACCTCATCTACTTtgtcctccaccaactccgcCGCAAACTCCCCCTCGCGTCGTTTTTCCGCGTGATCAACTCCCGCCCTACCGCCACTGCCCTGGTTGAAGCAGCTGCTCACGAGGGAGACGGTGACGGCCACGAGGACACAGCCATGCTGAAAGACCTCTACTATCAAGACGATCGTCGTATCGACGGCGCGGCGGTGTTTGTGAGGGAGGCGCTACGTCAACCGGAGAGCAGGACCGCGGGTGATAAGTTGGCCTTGGCGTCGAAGTTGCTGGCTGATAACCCCAAGGAGAACGTATTCGAGATCGGTGCGGTGAGGGAAGCGAATTTGCTGCTGAGAATGCAAGAGGGGTTCGACCGTGACCTGGGTGATAACTTTACGGGCTTGAGCGTAAACCAGACAATGTTCAAGCTCTACCGGTTGGGGTACAGTGGCAGGGCGAAGAAGATACAGGGGGAGTTCAAAGTGCCGGAAAAGGTGGCGTGGTGGGTTAG ACTTCAGGCCCTGGTAGCAAAAAGAGACTGGAACGAGATTGAGGAGATTTCTAAACAGCGAAAGAGCCCGATTGGGTGGGAGCCGTTCTTCAACCAGTGCCTCCAGGCGGGCAACCCCAGGCTGGCGGCGGTTTTTGTGCCAAAGTGCACGGGGTTGGAGCAGGGGGCTACGATTACCATGTATGAGAAGTGCGGGATGAGGGTcagggcggcggaggaggcggtcaagttgaaggatggggacgcgtggttgaggttgctggaggcggcgggaCGGGGGACAAacgaggggagggagattgaGCGGGTTGGGGGGCAAGTttttggtgggagggggaggtaa
- the ATG16 gene encoding autophagy protein 16, interacts with Atg12p-Atg5p (COG:U; EggNog:ENOG503P5FB), which translates to MQNWRTEYISGVKDAEKQHPVNRELIAAYSQLCDRLSTLEAEKALLQSQLQQQQQQQQQQQQPPPSSSRKTTTTTPPPNSSPSSDDTNATITRLRLDLTEALRSKSQFQSRLAKSDDELARLRAKTTSDSKALADLTAQVRTLSRKLRDREEELRAKNKLVADVQDELAVLNMQLDQVEKQRAKREAEYNHLLSRYMARVEQETEAMNLEHDKPSSSTKQKR; encoded by the exons ATGCAAAACTGGCGAACAGAATACATCAGCGGAGTCAAGGATGCCGAGAAGCAACATCCCGTCAACCGGGAGCTAATCGCAGCAT ACTCCCAACTCTGTGACcgcctctccaccctcgaaGCCGAAAAAGCCCTCCTCCAATctcaactccaacaacaacaacaacaacaacaacaacaacaacaaccccctccttcgtCCTCCcgcaaaaccaccaccaccaccccccctccaaactcctccccctcttccgaCGATACCAACGCAACCATTacccgcctccgcctcgacCTAACCGAAGCCCTCCGCTCCAAATCCCAATTCCAATCCCGCCTCGCAAAATCCGACGATGAGCTCGCCCGCCTCCGCGCAAAAACCACCTCCGATTCCAAAGCCCTCGCAGACCTGACCGCCCAAGTCCGGACACTATCCCGCAAACTCCGTgaccgagaagaagaacTCCGCGCGAAAAACAAGCTCGTCGCCGACGTCCAAGATGAGCTCGCCGTGTTAAACATGCAGCTCGACCAGGTGGAAAAGCAGCGCGCAAAGAGAGAGGCCGAGTATAACCACCTCCTGAGCCGGTATATGGCGCGCGTGGAGCAGGAGACCGAGGCGATGAATCTGGAGCATGACaaaccttcttcttcaacaaaaCAGAAGAGGTGA